GTTCGCGCTCCTGTGGCTGATTTTCCGCGACGTGCTCACTACCGGTGAACTCATCGCCATGCAATTCATTTCGGTGGCGATTTTTGCCCCCTTGCAGGAGCTGGGCAACATCATCATTGCCTGGCGCGAGGCTGATGCTTCGCTTGCCAATTTTGCCGCCCTCATGGCCAAGCCGGTGGAACGGCGGCCCGCAGAGCCGGTCGACATCGGGCCGGTCACCACGCTACGTTTCAGTCATGTGACCTTTCGCCACAAGGGGGCCAGCGACGATGCGGTGCATGACGTGTCGTTCGAGGCCGCGCTTGGCGACACCATCGCCTTTGTGGGGCCGTCCGGCTCCGGCAAGTCGACCCTGGTCAAGCTGCTGGTCGGGCTGTATCAGCCGGCAGCGGGCGGGGTGTTCTATAACGATATGCCCACGGACGACTTCCGCTACAACCTGGTGCGGCGCCAGATTGGCCTGGTCACCCAGCAGACCCACCTGTTCGCCGGTACCATCCGCGAAAACATCTGCTTCGTCAAGCCCGATGCCACCGATGCCGACGTGGTGCGGGCCATGGAGCAGGCAGCCTGCGCCTACCTGCTGGACAAGTCGCCGCTGGGACTCGATACCGTCATTGGCGAAATGGGCATGAAGCTCTCGGGCGGCGAGCGCCAGCGCCTGGCCATCGCCCGCGCGCTGATCCGCAAGCCACCCCTGCTCATTTTCGACGAAGCCACGTCGGCCCTTGATTCACTCACCGAAGAACAGGTCAGCAGCACGGTACGCAGCATTTCGCGCCACGGGAGTCAGATCACCATCCTGATTGCGCACCGCCTGTCGACAATCATGCATGCCAACACCATTGTGGTGCTCGAAAAGGGCCGCATTGTGGAGCAGGGGACCCATGCCGACCTGCTGGCCCAGAAGGGCCTCTACTTTGCCATGTGGCGCCAGCAAATCGGTGAGCGGCCCGCGCCGCAGCCTGCCCATGCAGTTGACGACACGCTTGATTAGTCGGGTCGTTGTATCTTAAAATGCCCAAATGAATACTATTGTGGACGACACGGGCCGCCAGCTGGCGGTGCGGATCCGCCTTGAGCGCGATGCGCGCGGCTGGTCGCTGGCCGAGCTGGCCCAGCGCGCGGGGGTGGCCAAGGCAACGGTGAGCAAGATCGAACGGGGGGAGGTCAGTCCCACCGCCGTCATCCTGGTGCGCATTGCGTCGGCATTCGGGCTCACGCTGGCCGGGCTGCTGCTGCGGGCCGAGGGCCATGGGAACGGCGAGCGCGTCTCGCGCGCGGCAGCGCAGCCCGTATGGCGCGACCCGGCCACGGGCTACGTGCGGCGCCAGGTGCTCAGCCGGCCGGATCACCCGCTGGAAATCGTGCAGGTCCAACTGCCGGCCGGCGCCGCGGTGACCTTGCCGGCCGCCTCGTATGTCCATATCCGGCAGGCGGTGTGGGTGCGGCAGGGATCGCTGGTGATTGCCGAAGGGGGTGTGCGCCACAGCCTGGACGAGGGCGACTGCCTGCCGTTCGGGCCGCCATCGGATGTGGAATTTTTCAATGAAACAGCGCTGCCCTGCACCTATGTCGTGCTGCTGGCGCGCAGTTAGGTGAGATCATGGACATTCAAATTCGGCAATTGTGTCAAGGCGATGCGGCCAGCGCGCAGCTGGCACCGCTGCTGGTGACGGTGGTAGCAGGGGGCGGCTCGGTCAGCTTCATGCATCCGCTGCCATTGGAAGAGGCCCGGCATTTCTGGGACGGGGCGCTGGCCTCGGCCGCGCGGGGCGAGCGGGTAATCCTCGGTGCCATGGAGGGCGAGCGCCTGCTCGCTACCACCACCGTATTGCTGTCATGTCCGCCCAACCAGCCGCACCGCGCTGAAATTGCCAAGATGATGACGCTGCCGGCTGCGCGCCGGCGCGGACTTGCCGGCCAGCTGCTGCGCGCCGCCGAAGTACTCGCTGCCCAGCGCGGCAAGACCCTGCTCATGCTCGACACGGCCAGTGAAGGCGGGGCCGCGCGCCTGTATGAAGCGCACGGCTATGCGTTGGCCGGCACCGTGCCCGATTTTGCCCTGAAGCCGCATGGCGGCCTGACGGGTACCATGTTTTACTGGAAGCGCATCGGGGCGCAGGGGCCGTCGGCCTAGCACTGGCGCAGTCTTTTCCCGGTCTTGCCCGCCGCCTGCCGCGATCCATTTGAAGTAGGGAGCACAGCATGGACACTGAATTCCTGTTCGTCACCACCGGCTCGGCTGGCGACCTGTTTCCCTTCCTGCGCATGGCGCAGTCGCTGCGCGCGCGCGGCCACGCGGTGCGCCTGATGGCACCGGCGCTGCATGAGCCGATGGTGAGGCAGGCAGGGATTGACTTTCATGGCACGGCCGCCGACCCGGCCGTGCTTGACGATCGAAACTTGTGGCATCCCATGCGCGGCTTTGGCGTGGTCTGGCGCGCCGTGCGCCCCGGCCTGCGCGAACTGCCGGAGGTGCTGGCACGGTTGACACAGCCAGCGCAATCGGCGCAATCGATACAGCCGGCGCAATCAACACAGCCGGCGCAATCGGCGCAATCGGCCCCAGCGCGCCGCTGCGTCATCATTGCCCATCCGCTGGCCGTGCCCGATGCCGTGCTGGCCCGCGACGGCGGCAGGCAGGGGCAGACGCCGGTCGTGCCAAGTGGCGGCCAGGACAAGCCCGTCGTGGCAGTGGTTGCCGCCTATCTGGCGCCGTCCAATATCGCGACCATCCATGATCCGCTGGTGCTGGGACCCTACGGCGTACCGCGCTGGCTGCCCCACCCGCTGCGGCGCTGGCTCTGGTCAGTGGTCGGAGCACGGGTGATCGATCCCGTGGCCCTGCCGGAGATAAACGCCGCGCGCGCTGCAGCCCGGCTGCCGCCGGCTGCCAGTCTGTTGTCCCTTTTGCGCGATGAGCCGGATTTGTCGCTTGCCCTGTTTCCCCCATGGTTTGGGCCACCCAAGCCCGATTGGCCAGCACCGCTCGTTTGCGGTGACTTTGCCTTGTTCGATCCCGATCCGGATGCCGGGTTCCCGCCTGAGGTAAAACAATTTTTGGCGGAGGGCGAATCGCCCCTGATTTTCACCCACGGTACGGGCAATCGGCAGACCGCCCATTTTTTCGCCTGTGCGCTGGAGGCCACGCTGCAGCTGGGCCGGCGCGCCATCTTCCTCACGCCCCATCGTGACCAGGTGCCGGCGCAGCTGCCGCCGCAGCTGCTATGGCAGTCCTATCTGCCGCTGAAACGCTGCCTGCCGCGCAGCGCCCTGATTGTCCATCACGGCGGCATCGGCACCACGGCCGAGGCACTGCATGCCCGCGTCGCGCAGCTGGTTGTGCCGCTGGCTTTTGACCAGTTCGACAATGGCGCACGGGTGGCCGCGCTCGGCGCCGGCAGCGTCCTGCCGCACGCGCGGCTCACCGCAAGGCGATTGGCCGCAGCCCTTTCCGCGCTGCTGGCGGCGCCGCCACCGCATCTGCCTGGCAGCAGCGGCAACTGGGAGGGCATGGTGGATGCGATCGAACGCCTGGGGGCGGGCAGGGCAGGGAACTAATGAGCAGGCGCGCGAGTCGATAACCAAGTGCGCAGGTGCGCAGGTGCGCAGGTGCGAAGGTGCACCCTGTGTCGCAAGGGGCGTCGCTGAACGAAAACCGAAAGGCAGGCCGAGCATGTCGGCGCGGGAATCTGGTAACAATTTGGCCATTTTCCCGGCTCGGCGAATGGTGCTTATCGGCCATGTTCCAGATCTAACTAGAAAGAATAATTACCGAAATCCAAGTTTTTTGTAACGTTCTTAGCAGTTTGGACATCATGTCACATGCAAAACGCCAGCTTTTGGTATGATGCGCTCAGCAGGACGATTGGAACATGGCTGGAGCTGCATTCCCTAAAGCGAGCCCAAAAGGCTACAAGAAATAGCAACTTTTTGCGAAGACTGTTAAAAGTGTTGTTTTTCCGCGAAATCGACGCATGATCAATTCGTTATGTTCGGTAACGAACCGAGTGCAAGTTGATAAGAAGGAATAATATGTACTCAGCTACGAATTAGTCCTAGCGAGCCATCCCCAAAAACCAATTAGCGAGAGAAAAATATGAAATTTACAAAGCAAGTTGCATCGATGACCGCGATCGCTGCAGCAGCGGTTCTGATGAGCCAGAGCGCTTCTGCTCAGGAATTTGTCAATCCTGACTGGGCTAATAAAGCTATCTATGTCGGCACTGCCATGGGCCAGACGCGCGCCAATATCAATAATGAAGATACCATCCGCGCGTTCAACGCTGCTGGCGGTGCTGCTGTCAATTCGTGGGTCAGTGACGAGAAGGACGTCGGTTTCAAGCTGTTCGTTGGTAAGCAGCTCAACCGTTACTTTTCGGTTGAAGCAGGCTTCTTCGACCTCGGCGATTTCTCGTTCAGCACCAATACCCCGACTGGCACCACCGGCGGCGCGAACCTGAGCTATAAGGGCGTGAACCTGGACCTGATCACTCAGATCCCATTCACCGAGCGTTTCTCTGCCTACACCCGCCTGGGCGTGCAATATGCACGTTCGACCACGGAATTCACCGGCAGCCGCTTTCCGACCAACACCCGCGTGACCGACAAGAACACCAACGGCCGCGTCGGCCTGGGTCTGGAATACAAGTTCACCGAAGCGCTGGCAATGCGCGCTGAAGTAGAGCGCAACCGCATGGACGACGCCATCCGCACCAAGGCCAACGTTGACCTGTACTCCCTGGGCCTGGTCTACAAGCTGGGCCGTCCAGCAGCCGCGCCAGTGGTCTACACCCCGCCGCCAGCCGAGCCAGTCGTAGAAGCACCAGCACCGGCACCAGCACCAGCACCGGCACCAGCACCAGCGCCAGTGCCAACGTCGGAAAAAGTCACCTTCGCAGCTGAAACGCTGTTTGACTTCGACAAGGCTGTCCTGCGCCCAGCCGGCAAGGCTGAGCTGGACAAACTGCTGACCAACCTGCAAGGCATGAACACTGAAGTGATGGTTGCAGTCGGCCACACCGACTCGATCGGCTCGAACGAGTACAACCAGCGTCTGTCGATGCGCCGTGCCGAAGCTGTCAAGGCTTACATCGTATCGAAGGGTGTTGATGCATCGCGCGTGTACACCGAAGGCAAGGGCGAGACCCAGCCAGTTGCGACCAACGCAACCGCTGAAGGCCGTCAGCAAAACCGCCGCGTGAACGTGGAAGTTGTTGGCACCCGTACCGTTACCCAGTAATCGGTCAAGCGTCACCAAGAACCGCCGGGCATTGCGCCCCGGCGGTTTTTTTTTGCCTGTAGATTTATCGGCAATGTTGTTTTGTAAGCATCGGCTTACAGAAGCACAGGATGCGCTTCCCTTCCGTCGCCATGCTCCTGGCTGCGATACTGCATTGTTTATAAAAATGCATATTCAACAGAGGAAACAGCAGATGGGCGAGCGCCTGGGTGACCTGCTTGCGGACTGCGCACACTGCTGCGCCTGCCCGGCGCGCCGGCTGTGCTTTCCCTGGACAACTCCTCATCAACCATCATCGACAGGATCTTCACCAGCATGAACATCACCGAGCAGCGCCTGCTTCGAGGCCGCAATCTCTATTCCGCGCACCCATGTCTTCTCACCGTCATCGATCTGGGGCCGATGCGCGCGTTGTCCACCAGCGCCATCGAAGGCTTTTGCGACACCCTGCTCGAGCTGCTGCCCTCCCTGTACGATCACCGCTGCTCGGCCGGCAAATACGCCGGCTTCGTGCAGGCACTGCGCGCCGGCACCAACCTGGCCCATGTGGTCGAACATGTCACCATCGCGCTGCAGTGCCTGGCGGGTACACCGACCAGCACGGGCCGCACCCATGAAGTGGCCGGCCAGCCTGGCTGCTACCGCGTGGTGTGTTCCTATGAAATCGAGCAGGTGGCCGAGGATGCGTGCGATGCCGCCATCGCCCTGGTCAGCGCACTGGCCCAGGGCAGCCCGGCGGTGCGCGAGCAGCTCGCGCAAGAGCTGGTGCAGCTGCGCCAGACGGCCGAAGACCAGGCCATCGGCACCAGCACCGGCGCCATCGTCCGCGCGGCTGCCCGGCGCGGCATCCCGTACAACCGCCTCACGCCCGAAGCGAACCTGTTCACGCTGGGCTGGGGCGCGCAGCAAAAGCGCCTGCAGGCCACCATCACCGGCGACACCAGCCATATCGCCGTCAACATCGCCTGCGACAAGGAGCTGACCAAGGCGCTGCTGGAAGACGCGGCGGTACCGGTCCCGGAAGGCAGCGTGGTGCGCACGCTGGAACAGGCGCAGCGCGCCGCCGCCCGCCTTGGCGGCCTGGTTACCCTCAAGCCGCTCGACGGCAACCATGGCCGCGGTGTAACCACCCGCTGCGGCACCCCGGAAGACGTGGCGGTGGCCTTTGCGCGCGCCCGCGAACATGGACGCAGCATCATTGTCGAGCGCTTCATCGTCGGTGACGACTACCGCATTCTGGTCGCCGGCGACAGGGTGGTGGCCGCGGCGCTGCGCCGGCCACCCACCGTGGTGGGCGACGGCGTGGCCACCGTGCGCGAACTGGTGGCGCTGGAAAACCGCAACCCGGCGCGGGGCGAGGGCCACACCAACATCCTCACCTTGATTCCCACCGACGGCCTGACCGACACTGCCCTGGCCGGGCAGGGCCTGAGCCTGGACAGCGTACCCGAGGCCGGGCGCCGCGTCATATTGCGCGGTAACGCCAACCTCTCGAGCGGGGGCACGGCCGAAGACGTGACCGACATCATGCACCCGTCCACGCGCGACATGTGCGTGCGCGCGGTACGCAAGATTGGCCTGGATGTGGGCGGCGTGGACCTGGTATGCGCCGATATCTCGGTGCCGCTCGATGGCCGCAACGGCGCCATCATCGAAATCAACGCCGCCCCCGGCATCCGCATGCACGAATACCCGAGCGCCGGCACGCCGCGCGACGCGGGCGAGGCTATCGTCGAGTCCATGTTCGGCGACAGCGACGGCCGCATCCCCGTCATTGCCGTCACCGGCACCAACGGCAAGACCACCACCACCCTGATGATCGATCACGTAGTGCGCACGGCAGGCATCGTTGCCGGCTGCACCACCACCGAAGGCGTGCATGTCAACGGTGTGCGTATCGCGGAAGGCGACTGCAGCGGCTACTGGTCGGCGCGCACCATCCTCGGCGCGCCCGAGGTGGAGTTTGCCGTGCTGGAAACGGCGCGCGGCGGCATCCTCAAGCGCGGCCTGGCCTTTGACCGCTGCGACGTGGCGGTGGTGCTCAACGTGAGCGCCGACCATCTCGGCATGGACGGCATCGATACGCTCGATGACCTGGCCCGTGTCAAGGCCGTGGTCGCGGCCTCCGCTTCGCGCGCCGTGGTGCTCAATGCCGAAGATGCGCGCTGCGTGGCCATGGCAGCCGGCCTGGCCGAAGGCGTCGAGACGATTTACTTCGCCTGCGACAGCGGCAATGCGGTGCTGCAAGCCCATCTGGCCCAGGGCGGCAAGGCGGCCTGGCTGCAGGATGGCTTCCTGATGACGGCCGACGGCGCCGCGCACCATCAGCTCATGCCGGTAGTGGACCTGCCTTCCGCGCTGGCGGGCTGCGCGCGCCACAACGTGGCCAATGCACTGGCCTCGGCCGCCGCCCTGCTGGCAACCGGACTGACGCGCGAGCTGGTCGTGCATGGCCTGCGCAGCTTTGTCAGCGATGGCAAGGGCAATCCCATGCGCACCAATCTGTACGATGTAGGCGGCATCCAGGTCATCGTCGACTATGCCCACAATCCGGCTGCCTTTGCGGCACTGGCCCAGACCACCCGCGCCATGACGGGCGGGCGCACGCATGCCGTGGTGACGTCGCCGGGCGACCGCCGCGATGAAGACTTGCGCGCGATCGGCCAGGTGTGCGGGGCCGGGTTCGACGAAGTGGTGTTTTACGAGTGGCGCAGCGAGGACCGCGGCCGCATACCGGCCCAGCGCGCCATGCTCATGTACGACGCGGCCTGCGAAGCGCGCGAGAGCACCGGTGGCGTCCTGGTGGAACTGGACTGCGGACGCGCCGTGCGCCATGCCCTGTCACGCTGCCAGCCGGGCGACGTGCTGCTGTATGCCTGTGGTTCGTCGGCCCATGAACTGGTACAGGCCATCGCACCGGTTGACCCGGACAGCGCCGCCCGCATTTCTGCATTGATCGACTGAGCGCGGGGCAGGCCTACAGCATGGGCAGGCGCAGCAGGTCCACCGTCTTGCGGATCAGGTAATTGCGCCGGCTGGTATACGGCGGGAAGAACAGCTTGATCAGCATGAGTGGCGAAGATTTCATTACCGCGCGCTCATGCGAGAAAGCCTTGAAGCCAAACACGCCGTGCGCATTGCCCATGCCGGAATTGTTCACGCCGCCAAAGGGCAGGTTGCCGTGCGCGAACTGCGCCACGCAGTGATTGACGCAGGCGCCACCGGAACTGGTGCGCTGCAAGACCTTGTCGATAGTGCCCTGCTGGCGGCTCCAGATGTACAAGGCGAGCGGCTTGGGGCCGGCATTGATGGCCGCCAGCACCTGGTCCAGATTGTCGTAACCCATGATGGGCAGCAGGGGGCCAAAGATTTCCTCGTCCAGGATGGCACTGCCGGGAGCGATATTGTCGAGCAGGGTAGGCGCGATGTAGCAAGCAGCCTCGTCCACCTGGCCGCCGGCCTGGACACGCGCGCCCTTGCCCAGTGCATCGGCCAGCAGGGCCGCCAGGCGGCCCGTATGGCGCCGGTTGACCACGCGCGTCAGGTCGGCGCTGCTTTTTTGCGCGTCCGCACTGTCGCCATAGCGTTCGGCCAGCACTTGCCGGCAGTGCGCGATGAATGCCTCCTTGACCGCGTGGTGAACGTGGATATGGTCCGGTGCCACGCAGGTCTGCCCATTGTTGATGAACTTGCCCCACATGATGGTCTCCGCTGCCAGGCGCAGGTTGGCTGTCTCATCGATGATGGTTGGCGACTTGCCGCCCAGTTCCAGCGTAACGCTGGTCAAGTTCTTCGCGGCAGCGGCCATCACCACCTTGCCGACCGCAGGCGAGCCGGTAAAGAAGATGTGATCGAAAGGTAACTCCAGCAGTGCGCTGGCCGTGGGCAGGCTGCCTTCGAACAAGGCCACCTCATTGCTGGGGAAAACCTCGGCAATGATGCCGGCCATGAGGGCGGAGACGGCCGGCGTCATCTCGGACGGCTTGATGATGGCGGTGTTACCGGCCGCCAATGCCGAGACAAGCGGGCCGAAGCACAGGCTGAGGGGGTAATTCCAGGGCGCAATGATGAGAACGCGCCCGCGCGGCTGGTACTGCACCCAGCCGGACGTGCCGAGCATGGTCGTGGTGGGCCACACGCGCAGTGGCTTCATCCAGCGCCTGAGCCGGCCCAGCACGTGGCGTATCTCTTCCATGACCGGCAAGAATTCCGTCGCCTCCACTTCCGCCGGCGACTTGCGGTAATCCTGGGCAAAGGCGGCGTAGAATTGTTCCCGTCTGGCCATCATGGCGTCGCGCAGCCGCTTGACGCGGGCGATCCGCTCGGCCGCGGTCGATGCGCGCCAGCGCAGGGCCGTTTCCTGCTGGGCGTCGAAAGCGGCGCGCATCTGCACTGCCGGCGCTTCGGCAAGGGGGTGGAGCTGGGCGGCGGTAGCGGGCGAATTCATGCTGGCAATCCAAGTGAAAAAACGGAGGTTCTCAGCCTACCATGCCCTTTGCCCGGAAATTGACAGGATTATTCTAATCCCGGAGGTGTGTCACCTAACGGTTGACATTGCCTCGGGCACGTTAAATGGTGGTATGCGCAAACATCCATCGTCCCCATCCGCCCCCGCCCAGCTTGCAGAGCGTCCGGGATACGTCCAGGTGCGCGGTGCGCGCGAGCATAACCTGAAAAACGTGTCGCTTGACATCCCGCGCGACGCCCTGGTGGTATTTACCGGCGTATCCGGCTCGGGCAAGTCCTCGCTCGCCTTTGGCACCCTGTATGCGGAAGCGCAGCGGCGCTACCTGGAATCGGTCTCGCCCTATGCGCGCCGGCTGTTTCACCAGATGCCGGTACCCGAGGTGGACGATATCGATGGCCTGCCGCCGGCCGTGGCACTGCAGCAGCAGCGCGGTTCGCCCACCACCCGCTCCTCGGTGGGCAGCGTGAGCACGCTGTCGAATTCCCTGCGCATGCTCTATTCGCGCGCCGGCACCTACCCGCGCGGCCAGGAACTGCTGTACGCGGAGTCGTTCTCGCCCAATACCCCGGAAGGCGCCTGCCAGCAGTGCCATGGCCTGGGGCGCGTGTATGAAGTGACTGAAAAGTCGATGGTGCCGGACGACTCGCTCACCATCCGCGAGCGCGCGGTGGCGGCCTGGCCCACCGCGTGGCACGGCCAGAACCTGCGCGACATCCTCGTCACCATGGGTTACGACGTCGATACGCCCTGGCGCGACCTGCCGAAAAAGGTGCGCAACTGGATACTGTTTACCGAAGAGACGCCCACCGTGCCCGTGTACGCGGGCTTCACCCCGGAAGAGACCAGGGACGCGCTCAAGCGCAAGGAAACGCCCAGCTATCAGGGCACGTTCACCGGGGCGCGCCGCTACGTGCTGCAAACCTTTGCCACCACCGAAAGCGCGTCGATGAAAAAGCGCGTCGCGCGCTACATGGTCAGTTCCGAGTGCCCGCTGTGCCGCGGCAAGCGGCTGCGCCAGGAGTCGCTCTCGGTGACTTTCGGCGGGCATGATATTGCCGACATCTCGCGCATGCCGTTGGAACGCCTGCACGCCCTGCTGCTACCCTTTGCCCATGGCGCTGCCGAGCAAAGCAAGAAGGATGCACAGGCCCACCCGGAAAAGCTGATCGTCACACGCCGCATTGCCGAAGACCTGGTAGCGCGCCTGGACGTGCTGCTGGCGCTGGGGCTGGGCTACCTGGCCCTGGAGCGCAGTACGCCGACCCTGTCGCCGGGCGAACTGCAGCGCCTGCGCCTGGCCACGCAGGTGCGCTCCAATCTGTTTGGCGTCGTGTACGTGCTCGATGAACCGTCGGCCGGCCTGCATCCGGCCGATACCGAAGCGCTGCTGACGGCGCTGGCCCAGCTCAAGGCGTCCGGCAATTCGCTGTTTGTCGTCGAACATGCGCTCGATGTGATCCGCCACGCCGACTGGATCGTGGATGTGGGGCCGGACGCGGGCGAACAGGGTGGCAGCATCCTGTACAGCGGCCCGCCCGAGGGCCTCAAGGACGTGCAGCAGTCGCATACACGGCGCTACCTGTTCGACCAGGCGCCGCCGCCGCCGCGCACCCCGCGCCTGCCAGCGGGTTGGCTCAAGCTCGCGGGAGTGAGCCGCAACAATCTCCATGGGCTCGATGTGGACCTGCCGCTGGGGGTGCTGGCCAGTGTGACCGGGGTGTCCGGCTCCGGCAAGTCGACCCTGGTGTCGCAGGTGCTGGTGGATCTGGTAAGCGCCGAACTGGGGCACGAGCCGCCGCCGGAAGTGGAGGAGGGCGACCCGCTTGAACACGTGGAGGTGATTGAGACGCAGGGCCGCATCGTCCACGGCCTGGGCGGCATCAAGCGCCTGATCCGGGTCGATCAAAAGCCCATCGGGCGCACCCCGCGCTCGAACCTGGCAACCTACACGGGATTGTTCGATCACGTGCGCAAGCTCTTTGCCGCGACCAAAATGGCCAAGGCGCGCCGCTACGATGCGGGCCGCTTTTCCTTCAACGTCGCCAAGGGACGCTGCGAACACTGCGAAGGCGAGGGCCAGGTGATGGTGGAGCTGCTGTTTTTGCCGAGCGTGTACGCGCCATGCCCTACCTGCAGCGGCGCGCGCTACAACGCCAAGACGCTGGAAGTGACCTACAAGGAGCGCAACATCGCCCAGGTGCTGGCAATGACGGTGGATGCGGCAGCGGCGTTCTTTGCCGACGAAACCGCGATTGCGCGCTCGCTGGAAGTGCTGCGCGAGGTGGGGCTGGGCTATCTGCGCCTGGGCCAGCCGGCCACCGAACTGTCGGGCGGCGAAGCGCAGCGCATCAAGCTGGCCACGGAACTGCAGCGCGCCACACGCGGCAACATGCTGTACATCCTCGATGAACCGACAACCGGCCTGCATCCGTCCGACGTCGACAAGCTGCTCACGCAACTCGATCGCCTGGTCGAAGCGGGCAACAGTGTCATTACGGTCGAACACAATATGCGGGTGGTGGCCGCCAGCGACTGGGTGATCGATATTGGCCCTGGGGCGGGCGAATCGGGCGGCAAGGTGGTGGCAGCGGGGCCGCCGGGCCAGGTTGCGAAAGACAAGACCAGCAGGACGGCGCCCTATTTGCGTTCGGCCATGAAGGCAGTCGGCAAGTAGGACCA
This region of Massilia sp. PAMC28688 genomic DNA includes:
- the uvrA gene encoding excinuclease ABC subunit UvrA, whose amino-acid sequence is MRKHPSSPSAPAQLAERPGYVQVRGAREHNLKNVSLDIPRDALVVFTGVSGSGKSSLAFGTLYAEAQRRYLESVSPYARRLFHQMPVPEVDDIDGLPPAVALQQQRGSPTTRSSVGSVSTLSNSLRMLYSRAGTYPRGQELLYAESFSPNTPEGACQQCHGLGRVYEVTEKSMVPDDSLTIRERAVAAWPTAWHGQNLRDILVTMGYDVDTPWRDLPKKVRNWILFTEETPTVPVYAGFTPEETRDALKRKETPSYQGTFTGARRYVLQTFATTESASMKKRVARYMVSSECPLCRGKRLRQESLSVTFGGHDIADISRMPLERLHALLLPFAHGAAEQSKKDAQAHPEKLIVTRRIAEDLVARLDVLLALGLGYLALERSTPTLSPGELQRLRLATQVRSNLFGVVYVLDEPSAGLHPADTEALLTALAQLKASGNSLFVVEHALDVIRHADWIVDVGPDAGEQGGSILYSGPPEGLKDVQQSHTRRYLFDQAPPPPRTPRLPAGWLKLAGVSRNNLHGLDVDLPLGVLASVTGVSGSGKSTLVSQVLVDLVSAELGHEPPPEVEEGDPLEHVEVIETQGRIVHGLGGIKRLIRVDQKPIGRTPRSNLATYTGLFDHVRKLFAATKMAKARRYDAGRFSFNVAKGRCEHCEGEGQVMVELLFLPSVYAPCPTCSGARYNAKTLEVTYKERNIAQVLAMTVDAAAAFFADETAIARSLEVLREVGLGYLRLGQPATELSGGEAQRIKLATELQRATRGNMLYILDEPTTGLHPSDVDKLLTQLDRLVEAGNSVITVEHNMRVVAASDWVIDIGPGAGESGGKVVAAGPPGQVAKDKTSRTAPYLRSAMKAVGK